One genomic segment of Triplophysa rosa linkage group LG22, Trosa_1v2, whole genome shotgun sequence includes these proteins:
- the nsd3 gene encoding histone-lysine N-methyltransferase NSD3 isoform X3, whose translation MDFSFSFMQGIMGNTIQQPPQLIDSANIRQEDVYEAISDPGDDGGQQNFESPLESGFSYPAEDLPVITNGYPASVGSYEQQAKFALYSQFPNGSANGYGAIRNYGDHGLLLSDGTVLRQPVVQEKPQTHISPPPHPHHHHQPHHQHHHHHQQHHPHNPPLLPHHHHPPPASHLMPQVLPPPPPLLIPSSPPILSPQDSTVSNPIAQATTTPKKTSSPEIKIKIIKTYQNGRELFESSLCGDLLQEVQAGEASRRRHELKKEKRKKRSSRHGGFPEQEGQPPCKGVEERSGMVQSSAQPSEGHVTTGEEQPSSALKRPKAEPKEQRVEKHFPSVITSTGSCNVYEIGDLVWAKVGTYPWWPCMVSSDPQTSVHTHINTRGLREYHVQFFGSVPERAWVHERRTRVYQGESQFEELQADTLRKTTNPTEKQKLLKPQSQKERAQWEVGMGHAEAALLMTREERNENYTFIYIDKEPGAADAVTSPRPTAKPRPERKQRRSRASSKGKEETVPRRQQPRRQCSINSLEEPSSPNQGDDDDDDMDHKQQLSSPPEPEPQEPSPPPVRTPWRTAAARKLLPLSITMKKLNVEIIKCDWQLQKDKLEIPKKVESEERPCDQVRSPEGSSDKAEPETCSSEEERAASPAGWSDQESAEHASPTEQSSEPLERKQQRRSVRSRSESEKSVEPVPKKKVKKEQMETAPQMDFKTGSQKGASEISDSCKPLKKRSRASTDVEMASSLYRDTSDSDSRGLNDPQTAFGKRSDSPATVDADGSDAQSVDSSLSRQGGSSSKKDTVCHVCETFGDSLVSCEGECNRLFHPDCLASNNGTEGDLMCTECKTGSHICFSCNESEGELKRCSVNGCGRYYHDTCARRHPGTTTDARGLRCPQHSCATCCLDRDLHKASKGRMMRCIRCPVAYHTGDGCVAAGSVLITPHIIICSNHSSSRRNGHFSSPVNVGWCFICARGGRLLCCEACPASFHPECLNMEMPEGTWLCGECRSGKKPHYKQIVWVKLGNYRWWPAEICNPRLVPSNIQSLKHDIGDFPVFFFGSHDYYWINQGRVFPYVESDKNFAEGQVGINKTFKKALEEAAKRFLELKAQRETKEALEQERNSRRPPPYKLIKSNKPVGKVQVHVADLSEIPRCNCKPTDERPCSQDSQCLNRMLQYECHPQVCPAGDRCHNQCFSKRLYPDSEVIKTNGRGWGLKTKQDLKKGDFVMEYVGELIDSEECKRRIRHANENHVTNFYMLTLTKDRVIDAGPKGNLSRFMNHSCNPNCETQKWTVNGDVRIGLFTLCDIAADTELTFNYNLDCLGNGRTSCHCGAENCSGFLGVKPKSAVVMEREEKVRNAKLKPKKRKLKTESKQTHEYFCYCCGEGGELVMCDRKDCPKAYHLLCLNLTKPPSGRWECPWHQCSVCQRATSSFCHFCPSSFCRDHERGQLSVSAIDNRPCCSNHDPQRPLGPQANPSQFTIKNEPLELTEELGEDGDEGVEQE comes from the exons ATGGATTTCTCCTTCTCTTTCATGCAAGGGATCATGGGAAACACAATTCAGCAACCCCCTCAGCTTATTGACTCAGCCAACATCAGACAGGAGGATGTCTATGAAGCCATCAGTGACCCCGGAGATGACGGTGGGCAGCAAAACTTTGAGTCTCCGTTGGAGTCGGGCTTTTCTTACCCTGCTGAAGACCTCCCAGTCATTACAAACGGTTACCCGGCGAGTGTAGGTTCCTATGAACAACAGGCCAAATTCGCCTTGTACTCTCAGTTCCCCAATGGCTCTGCTAACGGTTACGGTGCCATTCGAAACTACGGGGATCACGGTTTGCTGCTCAGCGACGGTACAGTATTGAGACAGCCGGTGGTCCAGGAGAAGCCTCAGACGCACATCTCGCCTCCACCGCATCCCCATCATCACCATCAGCCTCATCATCAACACCATCACCACCATCAGCAACACCACCCACATAACCCACCGCTGTTACCTCACCACCATCACCCGCCTCCTGCCTCCCACCTCATGCCTCAAGTCTTACCACCCCCTCCGCCCTTGCTCATCCCCTCATCTCCACCCATCCTGTCGCCTCAAGACAGCACAGTTTCCAACCCCATCGCACAAGCCACCACCACTCCCAAAAAGACAAGCTCCCCTGAGATCAAGATAAAGATCATTAAGACGTATCAGAACGGCAGGGAGCTCTTCGAGTCCTCGCTATGCGGCGACCTGCTTCAGGAGGTTCAGGCCGGCGAGGCTTCGAGGAGAAGACATGAGCTGAAGAAGGAGAAGAGGAAAAAGAGAAGCAGCAGACACGGTGGTTTTCCGGAACAGGAGGGCCAGCCGCCGTGCAAAGGTGTGGAGGAAAGATCAGGGATGGTCCAAAGCTCTGCACAGCCCAGTGAAGGTCATGTCACAACCGGTGAAGAACAACCTTCTTCAGCCCTCAAAAGGCCCAAAGCAGAACCCAAGGAACAGAGA GTCGAAAAGCACTTTCCTTCAGTCATCACAAGCACTGGCTCTTGTAACGTGTACGAGATCGGTGACTTGGTGTGGGCAAAGGTTGGAACTTATCCTTGGTGGCCTTGCATGGTGTCATCGGACCCTCAAACAAGCGTTCATACACATATTAATACAAGAG GTCTTAGGGAATACCATGTGCAGTTTTTTGGGAGTGTTCCCGAGAGGGCCTGGGTCCATGAGAGAAGAACCAGGGTGTACCAGGGTGAAAGCCAGTTCGAGGAGTTGCAAGCAGACACTCTACGGAAAACAACTAACCCAACTGAGAAGCAAAAG CTCCTGAAGCCTCAGTCTCAAAAGGAGCGCGCTCAGTGGGAAGTGGGCATGGGCCACGCGGAAGCCGCCCTGTTGATGACTCGAGAAGAACGCAACGAGAACTACACCTTCATCTACATCGACAAGGaacccggtgctgcagacgctGTGACTTCACCTAGGCCTACCGCAAAACCCCGTCCCGAACGGAAGCAGAGACGCTCCAGAGCCAGCAGCAAAGGAAAAGAAGAGACTGTCCCTCGCCGGCAGCAGCCACGGAGGCAGTGCAGCATCAACAGTCTTGAGGAACCATCGTCTCCCAATCaaggagatgatgatgatgacgatatGGACCACAAACAGCAACTGAGCAGTCCTCCAGAACCAGAACCCCAGGAACCCTCCCCACCTCCGGTCAGGACGCCCTGGAGGACTGCTGCGGCCCGCAAGCTCCTCCCACTCTCCATAACCATGAAGAAACTCAACGTGGAGATCATCAAATGCGACTGGCAGCTCCAGAAGGATAAGCTAGAAATTCCTAAGAAGGTGGAGAGTGAGGAGAGGCCTTGCGATCAGGTTCGCTCACCTGAG GGCTCCAGCGATAAAGCCGAACCAGAGACATGTTCCAGTGAAGAAGAACGGGCCGCGTCTCCCGCAGGCTGGAGTGACCAGGAGAGTGCAGAGCATGCATCGCCGACAGAGCAATCCTCAG AGCCTCTAGAGAGAAAACAGCAGCGCAGGTCCGTGCGGAGCCGCTCTGAGTCGGAGAAAAGTGTGGAACCAGTGCCAAAAAAGAAAGTGAAGAAAGAACAG ATGGAAACTGCACCTCAAATGGATTTCAAAACAGGGTCACAGAAAG GAGCCAGTGAGATCTCAGATTCGTGTAAACCGTTAAAGAAACGCAGCAGAGCCTCTACAGATGTGGAGATGGCCAGTTCTCTGTACAGAGACACTTCTGACTCGGATTCCAGAGGACTCAATGATCCACAG ACTGCATTCGGGAAGCGTTCAGACAGTCCTGCTACAGTAGATGCTGATGGATCAGATGCCCAGTCAGTGGACTCCAGCTTGTCCCGTCAGGGGGGAAGCTCTTCAAAAAAGGACACAGTTTGCCAT GTCTGTGAAACATTTGGGGATTCACTGGTGAGCTGTGAGGGAGAGTGTAACAGACTCTTTCATCCAGACTGTCTGGCATCCAACAACGGGACAGAGGGAGATCTCATGTGTACAGAGTGTAAGACAG GGTCCCACATCTGTTTCTCCTGCAACGAGTCAGAAGGCGAGTTGAAGCGCTGCTCTGTGAATGGCTGTGGACGCTACTACCACGACACCTGCGCCCGCAGACACCCTGGCACCACGACCGACGCGAGAGGCCTCCGCTGCCCGCAACACAGCTGCGCCACGTGCTGTCTCGACAGAGACCTTCACAAAGCCAGCAAAG GTCGCATGATGCGCTGCATCCGGTGTCCAGTAGCGTATCACACAGGGGACGGATGTGTGGCAGCCGGAAGTGTCTTGATAACACCACACATCATCATATGTAGCAACCACTCCAGTTCAAGGAGGAACGGACACTTCTCCTCACCTGTTAACGTAGGCTGGTGCTTCATCTGCGCTCGAG GAGGAAGATTGTTGTGTTGCGAGGCCTGCCCCGCCTCGTTCCACCCCGAGTGTTTGAACATGGAGATGCCGGAGGGGACGTGGCTGTGCGGGGAATGCAGATCAGGCAAAAAGCCCCACTATAAGCAGATAGTCTGGGTCAAGCTGGGCAACTACAG GTGGTGGCCTGCTGAGATTTGCAACCCTCGCTTGGTTCCCTCAAACATCCAAAGTCTGAAGCATGACATTGGTGACTTCCCGGTCTTTTTCTTTGGATCCCACGACTATTACTGGATTAACCAGGGCAGAGTTTTTCCATACGTTGAGAGTGATAAGAACTTCGCAGAGGGGCAAGTTGGCATCAACAAGACTTTCAAGAAAG CTCTCGAAGAGGCGGCCAAAAGGTTCCTTGAGCTAAAAGCACAGCGGGAAACCAAGGAGGCCCTGGAACAGGAGCGCAACTCTCGCCGACCCCCACCATACAAGCTCATCAAG TCCAATAAGCCTGTTGGCAAGGTGCAGGTGCACGTCGCCGATCTCTCCGAGATCCCCCGCTGCAACTGTAAACCCACAGATGAGCGGCCGTGCAGTCAGGACTCGCAGTGTCTGAACCGCATGCTGCAGTACGAGTGTCACCCGCAGGTCTGTCCCGCTGGGGACCGCTGCCACAACCAGTGCTTCTCCAAACGTCTGTATCCCGACAGTGAGGTCATCAAGACCAACGGCCGAGGGTGGGGCCTGAAGACCAAACAGGACCTGAAGAAG GGTGATTTTGTCATGGAGTACGTCGGCGAGCTGATCGACTCGGAGGAATGCAAACGACGAATAAGACATGCCAACGAAAACCACGTGACTAACTTTTACATGCTGACTCTCACTAAG GACCGTGTGATAGATGCTGGACCCAAAGGAAACCTGTCACGCTTTATGAACCACAGCTGCAATCCGAACTGTGAAACTCAGAAGTGGACTGTGAACGGGGACGTGCGAATAGGCCTTTTCACATTATGTGATATCGCTGCTG ACACGGAGCTGACCTTCAATTATAACTTGGACTGTCTGGGTAACGGAAGGACGTCGTGCCACTGCGGGGCTGAAAACTGTAGCGGTTTTCTCGGAGTCAAGCCCAAG AGTGCAGTGGTGATGGAGAGGGAAGAGAAGGTGCGCAATGCCAAACTCAAACCTAAGAAGCGTAAACTGAAGACCGAGAGCAAACAGACTCACGAGTATTTCTGCTACTGCTGTGGAGAGGGAGGAGAGCTGGTTATGTGTGACAGAAAGGACTGCCCGAAGGCCTATCATCTCCTCTGCCTCAACCTGACTAAACCTCCATCTG GACGATGGGAATGCCCCTGGCACCAGTGCAGCGTGTGCCAGCGTGCCACGTCCTCCTTCTGCCACTTCTGCCCCTCTTCGTTCTGCCGAGATCATGAGAGAGGACAGCTATCAGTGTCTGCCATAGACAACCGACCCTGCTGCTCGAACCATGACCCCCAGAGACCCTTAGGGCCCCAGGCAAACCCCAGCCAGTTCACCATAAAGAATGAACCGCTCGAACTCACAGAGGAACTAGGAGAGGACGGCGATGAAGGGGTGGAGCAAGAGTGA
- the nsd3 gene encoding histone-lysine N-methyltransferase NSD3 isoform X1, with translation MDFSFSFMQGIMGNTIQQPPQLIDSANIRQEDVYEAISDPGDDGGQQNFESPLESGFSYPAEDLPVITNGYPASVGSYEQQAKFALYSQFPNGSANGYGAIRNYGDHGLLLSDGTVLRQPVVQEKPQTHISPPPHPHHHHQPHHQHHHHHQQHHPHNPPLLPHHHHPPPASHLMPQVLPPPPPLLIPSSPPILSPQDSTVSNPIAQATTTPKKTSSPEIKIKIIKTYQNGRELFESSLCGDLLQEVQAGEASRRRHELKKEKRKKRSSRHGGFPEQEGQPPCKGVEERSGMVQSSAQPSEGHVTTGEEQPSSALKRPKAEPKEQRVEKHFPSVITSTGSCNVYEIGDLVWAKVGTYPWWPCMVSSDPQTSVHTHINTRGLREYHVQFFGSVPERAWVHERRTRVYQGESQFEELQADTLRKTTNPTEKQKLLKPQSQKERAQWEVGMGHAEAALLMTREERNENYTFIYIDKEPGAADAVTSPRPTAKPRPERKQRRSRASSKGKEETVPRRQQPRRQCSINSLEEPSSPNQGDDDDDDMDHKQQLSSPPEPEPQEPSPPPVRTPWRTAAARKLLPLSITMKKLNVEIIKCDWQLQKDKLEIPKKVESEERPCDQVRSPEGSSDKAEPETCSSEEERAASPAGWSDQESAEHASPTEQSSEPLERKQQRRSVRSRSESEKSVEPVPKKKVKKEQMETAPQMDFKTGSQKGASEISDSCKPLKKRSRASTDVEMASSLYRDTSDSDSRGLNDPQTAFGKRSDSPATVDADGSDAQSVDSSLSRQGGSSSKKDTVCHVCETFGDSLVSCEGECNRLFHPDCLASNNGTEGDLMCTECKTGSHICFSCNESEGELKRCSVNGCGRYYHDTCARRHPGTTTDARGLRCPQHSCATCCLDRDLHKASKGRMMRCIRCPVAYHTGDGCVAAGSVLITPHIIICSNHSSSRRNGHFSSPVNVGWCFICARGLLVHDHTDTVLSSYTFKSHYLLTESNRAELMKLPMIPSSSSATKKNIGKGGRLLCCEACPASFHPECLNMEMPEGTWLCGECRSGKKPHYKQIVWVKLGNYRWWPAEICNPRLVPSNIQSLKHDIGDFPVFFFGSHDYYWINQGRVFPYVESDKNFAEGQVGINKTFKKALEEAAKRFLELKAQRETKEALEQERNSRRPPPYKLIKSNKPVGKVQVHVADLSEIPRCNCKPTDERPCSQDSQCLNRMLQYECHPQVCPAGDRCHNQCFSKRLYPDSEVIKTNGRGWGLKTKQDLKKGDFVMEYVGELIDSEECKRRIRHANENHVTNFYMLTLTKDRVIDAGPKGNLSRFMNHSCNPNCETQKWTVNGDVRIGLFTLCDIAADTELTFNYNLDCLGNGRTSCHCGAENCSGFLGVKPKSAVVMEREEKVRNAKLKPKKRKLKTESKQTHEYFCYCCGEGGELVMCDRKDCPKAYHLLCLNLTKPPSGRWECPWHQCSVCQRATSSFCHFCPSSFCRDHERGQLSVSAIDNRPCCSNHDPQRPLGPQANPSQFTIKNEPLELTEELGEDGDEGVEQE, from the exons ATGGATTTCTCCTTCTCTTTCATGCAAGGGATCATGGGAAACACAATTCAGCAACCCCCTCAGCTTATTGACTCAGCCAACATCAGACAGGAGGATGTCTATGAAGCCATCAGTGACCCCGGAGATGACGGTGGGCAGCAAAACTTTGAGTCTCCGTTGGAGTCGGGCTTTTCTTACCCTGCTGAAGACCTCCCAGTCATTACAAACGGTTACCCGGCGAGTGTAGGTTCCTATGAACAACAGGCCAAATTCGCCTTGTACTCTCAGTTCCCCAATGGCTCTGCTAACGGTTACGGTGCCATTCGAAACTACGGGGATCACGGTTTGCTGCTCAGCGACGGTACAGTATTGAGACAGCCGGTGGTCCAGGAGAAGCCTCAGACGCACATCTCGCCTCCACCGCATCCCCATCATCACCATCAGCCTCATCATCAACACCATCACCACCATCAGCAACACCACCCACATAACCCACCGCTGTTACCTCACCACCATCACCCGCCTCCTGCCTCCCACCTCATGCCTCAAGTCTTACCACCCCCTCCGCCCTTGCTCATCCCCTCATCTCCACCCATCCTGTCGCCTCAAGACAGCACAGTTTCCAACCCCATCGCACAAGCCACCACCACTCCCAAAAAGACAAGCTCCCCTGAGATCAAGATAAAGATCATTAAGACGTATCAGAACGGCAGGGAGCTCTTCGAGTCCTCGCTATGCGGCGACCTGCTTCAGGAGGTTCAGGCCGGCGAGGCTTCGAGGAGAAGACATGAGCTGAAGAAGGAGAAGAGGAAAAAGAGAAGCAGCAGACACGGTGGTTTTCCGGAACAGGAGGGCCAGCCGCCGTGCAAAGGTGTGGAGGAAAGATCAGGGATGGTCCAAAGCTCTGCACAGCCCAGTGAAGGTCATGTCACAACCGGTGAAGAACAACCTTCTTCAGCCCTCAAAAGGCCCAAAGCAGAACCCAAGGAACAGAGA GTCGAAAAGCACTTTCCTTCAGTCATCACAAGCACTGGCTCTTGTAACGTGTACGAGATCGGTGACTTGGTGTGGGCAAAGGTTGGAACTTATCCTTGGTGGCCTTGCATGGTGTCATCGGACCCTCAAACAAGCGTTCATACACATATTAATACAAGAG GTCTTAGGGAATACCATGTGCAGTTTTTTGGGAGTGTTCCCGAGAGGGCCTGGGTCCATGAGAGAAGAACCAGGGTGTACCAGGGTGAAAGCCAGTTCGAGGAGTTGCAAGCAGACACTCTACGGAAAACAACTAACCCAACTGAGAAGCAAAAG CTCCTGAAGCCTCAGTCTCAAAAGGAGCGCGCTCAGTGGGAAGTGGGCATGGGCCACGCGGAAGCCGCCCTGTTGATGACTCGAGAAGAACGCAACGAGAACTACACCTTCATCTACATCGACAAGGaacccggtgctgcagacgctGTGACTTCACCTAGGCCTACCGCAAAACCCCGTCCCGAACGGAAGCAGAGACGCTCCAGAGCCAGCAGCAAAGGAAAAGAAGAGACTGTCCCTCGCCGGCAGCAGCCACGGAGGCAGTGCAGCATCAACAGTCTTGAGGAACCATCGTCTCCCAATCaaggagatgatgatgatgacgatatGGACCACAAACAGCAACTGAGCAGTCCTCCAGAACCAGAACCCCAGGAACCCTCCCCACCTCCGGTCAGGACGCCCTGGAGGACTGCTGCGGCCCGCAAGCTCCTCCCACTCTCCATAACCATGAAGAAACTCAACGTGGAGATCATCAAATGCGACTGGCAGCTCCAGAAGGATAAGCTAGAAATTCCTAAGAAGGTGGAGAGTGAGGAGAGGCCTTGCGATCAGGTTCGCTCACCTGAG GGCTCCAGCGATAAAGCCGAACCAGAGACATGTTCCAGTGAAGAAGAACGGGCCGCGTCTCCCGCAGGCTGGAGTGACCAGGAGAGTGCAGAGCATGCATCGCCGACAGAGCAATCCTCAG AGCCTCTAGAGAGAAAACAGCAGCGCAGGTCCGTGCGGAGCCGCTCTGAGTCGGAGAAAAGTGTGGAACCAGTGCCAAAAAAGAAAGTGAAGAAAGAACAG ATGGAAACTGCACCTCAAATGGATTTCAAAACAGGGTCACAGAAAG GAGCCAGTGAGATCTCAGATTCGTGTAAACCGTTAAAGAAACGCAGCAGAGCCTCTACAGATGTGGAGATGGCCAGTTCTCTGTACAGAGACACTTCTGACTCGGATTCCAGAGGACTCAATGATCCACAG ACTGCATTCGGGAAGCGTTCAGACAGTCCTGCTACAGTAGATGCTGATGGATCAGATGCCCAGTCAGTGGACTCCAGCTTGTCCCGTCAGGGGGGAAGCTCTTCAAAAAAGGACACAGTTTGCCAT GTCTGTGAAACATTTGGGGATTCACTGGTGAGCTGTGAGGGAGAGTGTAACAGACTCTTTCATCCAGACTGTCTGGCATCCAACAACGGGACAGAGGGAGATCTCATGTGTACAGAGTGTAAGACAG GGTCCCACATCTGTTTCTCCTGCAACGAGTCAGAAGGCGAGTTGAAGCGCTGCTCTGTGAATGGCTGTGGACGCTACTACCACGACACCTGCGCCCGCAGACACCCTGGCACCACGACCGACGCGAGAGGCCTCCGCTGCCCGCAACACAGCTGCGCCACGTGCTGTCTCGACAGAGACCTTCACAAAGCCAGCAAAG GTCGCATGATGCGCTGCATCCGGTGTCCAGTAGCGTATCACACAGGGGACGGATGTGTGGCAGCCGGAAGTGTCTTGATAACACCACACATCATCATATGTAGCAACCACTCCAGTTCAAGGAGGAACGGACACTTCTCCTCACCTGTTAACGTAGGCTGGTGCTTCATCTGCGCTCGAG GGCTTTTAGTGCACGACCATACTGACACCGTATTAAGTTCATATACCTTTAAGTCGCACTACCTTCTGACTGAGTCAAATCGTGCTGAGTTGATGAAATTACCTATGATTCCTTCTTCTTCGTCAGCTACCAAAAAGAATATTGGGAAAG GAGGAAGATTGTTGTGTTGCGAGGCCTGCCCCGCCTCGTTCCACCCCGAGTGTTTGAACATGGAGATGCCGGAGGGGACGTGGCTGTGCGGGGAATGCAGATCAGGCAAAAAGCCCCACTATAAGCAGATAGTCTGGGTCAAGCTGGGCAACTACAG GTGGTGGCCTGCTGAGATTTGCAACCCTCGCTTGGTTCCCTCAAACATCCAAAGTCTGAAGCATGACATTGGTGACTTCCCGGTCTTTTTCTTTGGATCCCACGACTATTACTGGATTAACCAGGGCAGAGTTTTTCCATACGTTGAGAGTGATAAGAACTTCGCAGAGGGGCAAGTTGGCATCAACAAGACTTTCAAGAAAG CTCTCGAAGAGGCGGCCAAAAGGTTCCTTGAGCTAAAAGCACAGCGGGAAACCAAGGAGGCCCTGGAACAGGAGCGCAACTCTCGCCGACCCCCACCATACAAGCTCATCAAG TCCAATAAGCCTGTTGGCAAGGTGCAGGTGCACGTCGCCGATCTCTCCGAGATCCCCCGCTGCAACTGTAAACCCACAGATGAGCGGCCGTGCAGTCAGGACTCGCAGTGTCTGAACCGCATGCTGCAGTACGAGTGTCACCCGCAGGTCTGTCCCGCTGGGGACCGCTGCCACAACCAGTGCTTCTCCAAACGTCTGTATCCCGACAGTGAGGTCATCAAGACCAACGGCCGAGGGTGGGGCCTGAAGACCAAACAGGACCTGAAGAAG GGTGATTTTGTCATGGAGTACGTCGGCGAGCTGATCGACTCGGAGGAATGCAAACGACGAATAAGACATGCCAACGAAAACCACGTGACTAACTTTTACATGCTGACTCTCACTAAG GACCGTGTGATAGATGCTGGACCCAAAGGAAACCTGTCACGCTTTATGAACCACAGCTGCAATCCGAACTGTGAAACTCAGAAGTGGACTGTGAACGGGGACGTGCGAATAGGCCTTTTCACATTATGTGATATCGCTGCTG ACACGGAGCTGACCTTCAATTATAACTTGGACTGTCTGGGTAACGGAAGGACGTCGTGCCACTGCGGGGCTGAAAACTGTAGCGGTTTTCTCGGAGTCAAGCCCAAG AGTGCAGTGGTGATGGAGAGGGAAGAGAAGGTGCGCAATGCCAAACTCAAACCTAAGAAGCGTAAACTGAAGACCGAGAGCAAACAGACTCACGAGTATTTCTGCTACTGCTGTGGAGAGGGAGGAGAGCTGGTTATGTGTGACAGAAAGGACTGCCCGAAGGCCTATCATCTCCTCTGCCTCAACCTGACTAAACCTCCATCTG GACGATGGGAATGCCCCTGGCACCAGTGCAGCGTGTGCCAGCGTGCCACGTCCTCCTTCTGCCACTTCTGCCCCTCTTCGTTCTGCCGAGATCATGAGAGAGGACAGCTATCAGTGTCTGCCATAGACAACCGACCCTGCTGCTCGAACCATGACCCCCAGAGACCCTTAGGGCCCCAGGCAAACCCCAGCCAGTTCACCATAAAGAATGAACCGCTCGAACTCACAGAGGAACTAGGAGAGGACGGCGATGAAGGGGTGGAGCAAGAGTGA